A genome region from Sphingorhabdus sp. SMR4y includes the following:
- a CDS encoding type I secretion system permease/ATPase: protein MPGDDETRSDEVLNCLVFLAEHFGQTTSAPILRSGLAVDEAGCLPFHQVEPALELLGLKATPVARKLARLSDKHLPAMISLQDGNAAVVLEQNDDEFLIFRPSANGMQSISVSELAAEQDGEIISVAPDATKIRQHERPWDAARKSHWFWDEMRKESGAFKQVAGAALFINMLGFALPLFTMNVYDRVIPNKASASLWVLAVGVFLAFVLEFGMRLARARLIDETGRKLDTKLSQKLFEKIVNIPLGSRSGSTGAMVRRVSEYEIVRDFFASTTIVLIIDMLFLVIFVALIAVLAGWLALVPVVMILIMLVAGYVLQKKMGVAAFEAQADSSLQHSMLVESIAGIETLKACGAEGRMLSRWRNYAQMSADTQEKMRRLGAVAINLASLCQQITSISLIIGGFYLFNAGVISMGAIIAIVMLAGRSLSPVGQLAFLMTRGRQAFLTLDSIQTMTEQVDERGLGSRSITPEVSAGEIVFDNVSFAYPEADTESLSSLNVTFRPGERVAVIGRVASGKSTLGRLICGLYPPASGAILVDSLDSRQYPPRGLRSVFRYVGQDSELFSGSIKENLTLGAAKSDQDHMMAVLRKSGADKFLARDAVGFDRLAGERGASLSGGQRSFLVLARALMSPFKLLYLDEPTGAMDVETERQFIDHLKSALEPDQTLVISTHRQAILSIVDRIIVMDHGRIVADGPRDEILSRVGNGGKLS from the coding sequence ATGCCAGGTGATGATGAAACTCGTAGCGACGAAGTTCTGAATTGCTTGGTGTTTCTGGCCGAACATTTTGGTCAGACTACATCTGCGCCTATCCTGCGCTCGGGACTGGCCGTTGACGAAGCCGGCTGTCTGCCGTTTCATCAGGTAGAACCGGCACTTGAACTTCTGGGACTCAAAGCCACTCCCGTGGCGCGCAAACTGGCGCGACTTTCGGACAAGCATCTGCCGGCCATGATTTCGTTGCAGGATGGCAACGCTGCCGTAGTGCTCGAGCAGAATGACGATGAATTCCTCATATTCCGACCATCTGCGAACGGTATGCAATCGATATCGGTCAGCGAACTTGCGGCTGAACAAGATGGAGAAATAATTTCTGTAGCGCCGGATGCTACAAAAATTCGTCAACATGAACGGCCGTGGGATGCTGCACGAAAGAGCCATTGGTTCTGGGATGAAATGCGCAAGGAAAGCGGTGCATTCAAGCAGGTTGCGGGCGCGGCCCTGTTCATTAACATGCTTGGCTTTGCGCTCCCGCTTTTTACGATGAATGTCTATGATCGGGTCATCCCGAACAAAGCATCAGCAAGCCTCTGGGTGCTCGCCGTCGGCGTTTTTCTTGCCTTCGTTCTCGAATTTGGCATGCGGCTGGCCCGGGCGCGGCTTATCGACGAGACCGGCCGCAAGCTTGATACCAAACTGTCGCAGAAGCTGTTCGAGAAAATCGTTAACATCCCGCTGGGTAGCCGCTCCGGTAGTACCGGAGCGATGGTGCGTCGGGTGTCGGAATATGAAATCGTCCGCGACTTTTTTGCGTCAACGACGATTGTTCTCATCATCGATATGCTGTTTCTGGTCATCTTCGTCGCGCTGATTGCAGTGCTGGCTGGCTGGCTCGCGCTGGTGCCGGTCGTGATGATCCTCATCATGCTGGTTGCAGGCTATGTCCTGCAGAAGAAAATGGGAGTTGCGGCTTTTGAGGCGCAGGCGGATTCCAGCTTGCAGCATTCGATGCTGGTTGAGTCCATCGCTGGTATTGAAACATTGAAGGCCTGTGGCGCCGAAGGCCGGATGCTGTCGCGGTGGAGAAACTACGCGCAGATGAGCGCCGATACGCAGGAAAAAATGCGGCGATTGGGCGCCGTCGCGATCAATCTGGCTTCCCTGTGCCAGCAGATCACCAGCATCAGCCTGATAATCGGGGGATTTTACCTGTTCAACGCAGGCGTCATCTCGATGGGCGCGATCATCGCCATCGTCATGCTTGCCGGACGCTCATTGAGCCCGGTCGGTCAGCTGGCGTTCCTGATGACGCGGGGCCGCCAGGCATTTTTGACACTGGACAGTATTCAGACAATGACCGAGCAAGTCGATGAACGCGGTTTGGGCAGTCGCTCGATAACGCCAGAAGTCAGCGCGGGTGAGATTGTTTTTGACAACGTCAGTTTTGCCTATCCGGAAGCGGATACTGAATCTCTGTCGAGCCTGAACGTCACGTTCCGGCCAGGCGAAAGGGTCGCGGTGATCGGTCGTGTTGCTTCCGGCAAGTCTACATTGGGCCGATTGATCTGCGGACTATATCCACCGGCGTCCGGCGCAATATTGGTCGACAGTCTGGACAGCCGGCAATATCCTCCGCGGGGACTGCGATCCGTCTTTCGGTACGTCGGTCAGGATTCCGAACTTTTCAGCGGCTCCATCAAGGAAAACCTGACGCTTGGCGCTGCAAAGAGCGATCAGGACCATATGATGGCGGTATTGCGCAAATCCGGTGCTGACAAGTTTCTTGCCCGTGATGCCGTCGGCTTTGACCGGCTTGCGGGAGAACGCGGTGCAAGCTTGTCTGGCGGACAGCGCAGCTTCCTTGTTCTCGCCCGTGCCTTGATGAGTCCGTTTAAGTTGCTCTATCTTGACGAACCGACTGGCGCGATGGACGTCGAGACGGAACGCCAGTTCATTGATCATCTCAAAAGCGCGCTCGAACCCGACCAGACACTGGTAATATCCACGCACCGGCAAGCGATTTTGTCGATTGTTGATCGGATCATCGTGATGGACCATGGCCGCATCGTCGCGGACGGCCCGCGGGACGAAATTTTGTCGCGGGTTGGCAATGGCGGGAAACTATCATGA